Proteins encoded together in one Planctopirus ephydatiae window:
- a CDS encoding SEL1-like repeat protein, whose protein sequence is MRKKPNSRFRGLMAGLWLMAIVGLVGITNILQAAQGTPSIAEGKRLVASKSSVDQQQAFEIFQSLSRKGNIEAHIELGLCYLDGIGVSKDDTKAFELFKKAADAKDGRGLSLLGNMYHFGRGVKAESTKAFDLYRQSAATGNLTGQTNLARCYLEGKGVTKNWAKGEELLREAAAKNHADAMVTLAAVLVDSRSKKVDAAESFRWMKQAAELQDPEAMTLLGHMYREGVGTSANSSLAVEWYRKATSAGDTNGMVGLADCYLLGTGVAKNVQTSQTHYRTAADRGNALAMKRLGDLYLNNQALPRDLPKAIEWYEKAAKLGQPDALNTMGVLYVTGTGVTLDEKTALEYFLQSANAGNPLAMLHAAKFFAMGRGGVKQNFKTYAAWVRKSADLRYPEGMYEYGLCFAYGDGVKRNDKTAALWIRKAADAGYAQAKKDLPAAEAGNLAEMQMIGQFAEQMGKVMNALDEISKSMPSSDQPVWEGFGGGLSEGTKEAIRENRAWNDDIRRMNGN, encoded by the coding sequence ATGAGAAAAAAGCCAAACAGCAGATTCCGTGGGTTGATGGCCGGCCTGTGGTTGATGGCTATCGTCGGCCTTGTCGGCATAACCAACATACTACAAGCTGCCCAGGGAACACCCTCTATTGCTGAGGGCAAGAGGTTGGTCGCATCGAAGTCGTCGGTCGATCAGCAGCAGGCCTTCGAAATCTTCCAATCACTCAGCAGAAAAGGGAACATCGAAGCTCATATCGAGCTGGGACTCTGTTATCTCGACGGCATTGGTGTTTCCAAAGATGACACCAAAGCCTTTGAACTCTTCAAGAAAGCCGCCGATGCCAAAGACGGCAGAGGGCTTTCTCTCCTGGGGAATATGTACCACTTTGGCCGTGGCGTTAAAGCCGAATCGACCAAAGCGTTTGACCTCTATCGCCAGTCGGCAGCCACAGGCAACCTGACGGGTCAAACCAACCTGGCCCGCTGCTATCTGGAAGGCAAAGGGGTCACAAAAAACTGGGCCAAAGGCGAAGAACTTCTCCGGGAAGCGGCAGCCAAAAATCACGCCGACGCCATGGTCACGCTGGCCGCTGTACTTGTCGATAGCCGCTCCAAAAAGGTCGATGCTGCCGAATCATTTCGCTGGATGAAACAAGCTGCCGAACTACAAGACCCCGAAGCGATGACTTTGCTCGGCCATATGTATCGAGAAGGGGTCGGGACATCTGCCAATTCATCATTAGCCGTCGAGTGGTATCGAAAAGCCACATCTGCTGGCGATACGAATGGCATGGTGGGACTGGCCGATTGCTACTTGCTGGGAACAGGTGTGGCCAAAAATGTGCAGACCAGTCAAACGCATTACCGCACGGCGGCAGATCGCGGCAACGCCCTGGCCATGAAGCGACTGGGCGATCTCTACCTGAATAACCAGGCTCTCCCACGTGATCTCCCCAAAGCCATCGAATGGTACGAAAAGGCCGCCAAACTGGGGCAGCCCGATGCCCTCAATACGATGGGAGTCCTGTATGTCACTGGGACTGGCGTTACCCTCGATGAAAAGACGGCTCTCGAATACTTCCTCCAAAGTGCCAATGCCGGTAATCCGTTAGCGATGCTCCATGCCGCCAAGTTTTTTGCAATGGGCCGGGGTGGAGTGAAGCAGAACTTCAAGACCTATGCCGCCTGGGTTCGCAAATCCGCCGATCTGCGCTACCCCGAAGGAATGTACGAATACGGCTTATGCTTTGCCTATGGCGATGGCGTCAAACGAAACGACAAGACAGCCGCACTCTGGATTCGTAAGGCGGCTGATGCGGGCTACGCTCAAGCCAAAAAAGATCTCCCAGCAGCCGAGGCCGGCAATCTGGCTGAGATGCAAATGATCGGTCAGTTCGCTGAGCAGATGGGGAAAGTGATGAATGCTCTCGATGAAATTTCCAAAAGCATGCCGAGTTCCGATCAACCCGTCTGGGAAGGGTTTGGCGGTGGCCTGAGCGAAGGAACCAAAGAGGCCATTCGAGAAAACCGAGCCTGGAATGACGACATCCGCCGGATGAATGGCAATTGA